The DNA sequence gaaaaatcaATAATCAATCAAGTCTCCAACGTGTCTCAGTAGGTTTAAgaagatctaaaacatgttaCAGAAGTACAACTATATAGAGACATGGCAACGTAAACctgcaaataaacaaataaatccaggaaaTGGACTACAACTTCAAATTAGGATCCCAGTTTCTTAAGTGCTTGTTCAATGATGATTCAATAACTCACAACAACATGACTCCATAAACCATTATCATGAAAAGTGATAGTACATAACTTTAACTAATCAGATTGTTTCATTGATTATATTTAATTTAAGTTAAGTGAGTTTACCTTGTCATTTTGTTTATCTATTTGTGTCTTTTTTAGATAAACTTTGTTTTCTTGTAAATTGCACTCAACCCTTCCAAAGTGTATTTCTGGATGCTGTCTGTGAGCTGAGGGCACATGTACAGAGTCTCTCATGAACCCGTTAGGGCCAGTCAGGCTGGCTTTCCTGCAGTGTAGTAGATCCATGGCGGTGCATTGTCCTGAGTCATCCCTGCAGGCCTCATAATGCAGAATGTTTGGAATTTAAGTAAATAGGAAAACATCAAACTTCTCTAAATAAAGATAAGCCTGAATATTCTCTCTCAAAAAGTCTTGATTCAACTTCATCATCCCAAGAAGGTATTAATGCCCAGAGTTTCACCCAATTAAGGCTGCATCAACTTCTAGCATGGATAGAGAGGCTATGCCCAAGCTAAACTTccctgtgaatgtgtgtgtgtgtgtgtgtgtccggtcACTCCCCGGCCCTCTGGTTTTCGTCCCTGGCGGGGTCCCCTCCAGGAAACATCTCCGGGTTCTCTGCCAGAGTGGATCGGACTTTCTTCTTCTCCTTGAACCTCCCGGAGTGAGACACCTTGACGTGGCGCCCCTTGCTGGTCGGGGTCTTGTCCACAATCCTCTCCAGCCGGGCGTCCAGCTGAGGGTCCCACAGCGTGTCCTCGGGGGGGACCGCTGTGGCCGATCCATGCTGAGCAGGGTGGGCGTTAGAGGCAAACTCTGCAGGGATCTCATACAGGACCTTGGGCTGGGACTTCTTTCTCCTCAGGAAAGTCAGCTTCCACCAGCCAGGAGAAGGCTCTGCCATGATGGAGGGAGGGCGGGGCTAAGGGGAGGAAAAGATGATTAGAATACTAATTAATACTATTAAGAAAGACATTTATCATAAACAatctgcaacaaaaaaaaatgcatctatTGGTGCATATGTatctgtctttgtgtgtgtgtgtgtgtgtgtgtgtgtgtgtgtgtgtgtgtgtgtgtgtgtgtgtgtgtgtttgcctatCCTCCCATGGCACTGTTAATATTTCAGCGCAATTCAATAGCCTTTATATGTGGATGCACACATACTCAGGTTACTCAAGTTACTCAGGTTACCGTGtgcgtgtgttagtgtgtgtgcgtgtgtgtgtgtgtgtgggtgtgtgtgtgttagtgtgtgtgcgtgtgtgtgtgtgtgtgtgtgggtgtgcgtgtgtgtgtgtgtgttagtgtgggcatgtctgtgttagtgtgtgtgtgcatgcgtgtgtgtgtgtgtgtgtgtgtgtgtgtgtgtgtgtgtgtgtgtgtgtgtgtgtgtgtgtgtgtgtgtgtgtgtgtgtgtgtgtgagggaaagAGAAACATTTGAAGTCAGGCAAATTGAAAAATGCATTAAATCATGTATCAATATTCAAAGGGATCACAACGACAGTTACATCAACAGCAACAACTCAAGAAGGGGTCTTCCACCATTCCAGGCAGAGGACCCCTCCGCTCGTGAAGAGGCAGCAGAGCAACTATAGTAGTTGCATATTGTGTGTAGGGCCTTCTGAAGGGCCACGAATAACCCCtttcaatttgtgttctgttggTTGCTGGTGAATGTCTATGATTATGCTGATGTTTATATATGGTTAATGTTAATGTGTTGTTAATGTTTGTGTTTATATATCTTTAATGTTAATGTGTTGGTGATGTTTGTGTATGTATGGAGTTCAGGTCCAAGTAGATGTGTTGATCGACTCTTCATTCCTGATTACCAATGTAGAAAGGTCTGACAGGTTCTGAACAGTTACATGTATCAACTCAAAGGAACTGATGCAGTGAGCGGAGTCCGTCTCCCTGCCTGAGACCCTCTGTCCCGTAAAGGGTCTGCGGAGCCCCTTCCTCTCAGGTGGACAGGACAGGAGCTGATAGTACAGCAGATCAAAGGAGGACATCTCTATCTGGCATTGGCTGCTTATTTAGCTCATATTATGGTGTGTAGTACTAGTATACACAAGATAAGAAAAGACAAGATAAGAAaagacaagataagataagactttatttatccagagttacaacacaatacacacagcaGCGTAAAGGTACAACTGTACACTAACAGTGCCGTAACAACTACATATCTACAGGAGACATGAAGCATAGACGGTCACAACACGAGTGTAAATATTACCAGTAATTAGTAGTTAAAAAAAAGACCGAAGTGGCAGAGATACGTAATTACACGTTTA is a window from the Pseudochaenichthys georgianus unplaced genomic scaffold, fPseGeo1.2 scaffold_2075_arrow_ctg1, whole genome shotgun sequence genome containing:
- the LOC117441866 gene encoding proline-rich protein 15-like protein A, with protein sequence MAEPSPGWWKLTFLRRKKSQPKVLYEIPAEFASNAHPAQHGSATAVPPEDTLWDPQLDARLERIVDKTPTSKGRHVKVSHSGRFKEKKKVRSTLAENPEMFPGGDPARDENQRAGE